Sequence from the Cucumis sativus cultivar 9930 chromosome 1, Cucumber_9930_V3, whole genome shotgun sequence genome:
ttccttttttctaggttttttctttgttagaatcctagaataattatggaaagattatgggaatgtattccttattttcctaaatcttttccttttttattccattgtgtactctatttattctcccatgtacctattgttttattcattagaaaataacaacaacaaacaatcgtggtttttctctcggtactcgggtttccacgtaaattggtgtgaactcgttgtctctcttttcaatagaGATTATTCATTTGACTGCATATCTATTGTAAAAGATGCACTAAAAAGTCAGTTATCCTGTGAAGACTTGCTGtacatttttgttgattttttatgaccaaaatttgacaaaagtGGTACTTGTTGTCTATGTGCTTGTGAGAATGTGAGAATGCACATCTTACTGCCTAACTAGAAAATGGCATCTAAACCTAAGTTGCCTACTTGTGACATGTAAGGTAAGTTTGTCTGACTAGTTGTGGAAAGGGGTTAATTATAAACTCTAATGTAAGTTTTTGGTTCAAGTTCtacttcaattttcatttcaaagcTAGTTGGAGtcaaatgaaatgaaacataataagagaagaaaaacatataattgtAGAATAAGATAAAATGAGAACCTGAAAGCACACATTGAagtccatcaagaaaactgGAAATTGCAACGATAGGAAGCATGTTTGCTAAATATTCCACCACTTCTGGTTCACTGCTATAAGCGTAGCCCCAAACATTACGTATAAGAACTAAGATAATTGCAAGCAGTAGTCCTTCAATAGTGGCCATTGACACAACTACACATCCAGCTAGCTTTGCTGCTGCAGAACGGCCAGCTCCTAGTTCGTTAGAGACTCGCGTGCTAACAAAATGAAACAGAATTAGTATATACATATCagttatatttgtatatttccaTTTTCGTCACATATGCAATGTTTTAGTTTCAAAACTGagggagagatggaagaagaagaagaaatgaaagtggTCTTTTGTAAAGTTCTTGATTAAGACAATGGAGATTGTAATGAGaaatttgtatgaaatttaCCTTCCAGCGCCACTCATACCAAATGGGATCATCCAAAAGATCGTCGCTGTATTAAGactggaaaagaaaatgagtcaGTGAAGCTAGAGGTGGCTAGGtaagaagaaacaagaagtGATTTCTGTTATTTACCTAATGGAAAGAACTGATGTCTCTAATTTTGGATTTGGTAAAAGTCCAGATAAAAGAACGATCAATTCAAATGACCACATTTCCAAGCTGTTGAGAACATTTTGTTGAACATTGTGAGACAAATCAAAACATCtttatgatgatgatgatgatgatgatgaaaaaaataatagtaaagcGAGAATTACCAAACCATGCAAGCTGAAGGAATTGCAAGTCTAAGGAAATTTGGGATGTTTTGAAAAGCCTGAACTGAAAAGCCAGTCCAAGACTTGGAACATGAAGAAGAATACTTAACATAAAGCATCAACATCAACACATTAATCCAATAAGAGATGGCATTGGCCATAGCCGCTCCACGAATCTCGAGTCCAATTTCGAAAATTAGAATCCAACATATGGGGATGTGAAGCAAAGCTGCTATTCCAGAACACATCACCATTGGAAAAACGACGTTTTGGGTTTGTAAGAATCTGTTCAGACATTGAAGTAAACCATATGCAAACAGGCTTGGAATCATGAAAATAGCATATTTCCCAGCTTCTGCTGAGATTTCAGCATCTTGGCCAAGAAATTTCAGAATTTCTCCTGTGTTAGCCCAAATAACTGCAAGAGGGATGCTCACAATTGAAAGAACAAACATCGCTCGCTGCATATGAATTCCCAGCATATGAAACTGCTTTGCTCCATAAGATTGGCCACAAAATGTATCCAGAGCACTAGCCATCCCCATCtatacaaatattcaaattaaagacAATTTTAAGTAACATGGATGATTTCTAATTCAACTCAAAGTCAACCAATCTAAATTTGCTAGATAATATTCAAACTAAGACGATTATAAGTAAGAAAACTCTTTGAGAATATGATTAAAGTCCCATATTGATCAGATAAAGAAATGAACATTAGCCATATGAGGGAGATCAACTATGAATCTATTGGTATGAAGCGTTTTGGTAAAACCCAAAACTAGATCAACAGGGTTTATAGGAAAACTAGTTTTGAGATCAAAAAGTGCATCATTCTAAATAAATCCATTATTGCATATTCATCAACACAATGAATCTTTCTGGAGAAGCAAACAGAAACCCAACTCAATAATAAGCTGAAACAAGTTATTAAATCAAAATGCATCATTCTTTAGAAACCCATTAATGAAAATTCATCAAGAAaatgaggttttttttttttttttttttttcaagaaacaaacaGAAACCCAACTCACCAATAAGCTGAAACTAGttatgaaatacaaaatggCATCATTCTCAATAAACCCATTATGAGTTTTtctggaaaaacaaaaagaaacctaACTCACCAACAAGCTAAAACCAGTGACGGTTGCAAAAGAAGTCGCCATAGAAGCACCAGAGAGAGACAACTCGCCGAGATGGCCCACAAACATGACGGAAATCATCTGCAAACAATATTGTAAAAGACTGACCAATATCAAAGGCCCAGCTAGCCATAGCTGCTTCTTTATTTCTTCCCCAACTTGTTGCCTTCTATGGTTGATATCATTGACTCGTCTCTCCCTCTCGCCATTAGAGGAAGTCAACCCATCTTCAGAAATGTGAAGAAGGGGCGAGTTCAATGAGGAGTTGGTATCTTTCTCCATGATTTCTTCTGCTTATGGAGAAGGATAGAGGCTCAAGGATAAGAGAGCTACACCCCGGGCGCTTATTAAACAAGTTAAAACTAGAAAGAAGGAAGCGGTGGAAAATTTGGAAATGCCTTCTTTGATGAATGGTTGTTATTTTAATCGTTTTTGTATCCTACAGTTTTACTAAAAGATTCAGATATTCAAACTTCGTTGATATAAAGTTTAAACAAACACCACCGATTTTTTTCATCATGTAGTGTTCACAAACAAAGAGTCCTCCCCTTAATTACAGGTTCGTTTGAAAGTTAGGTCCATTGATTAGAGAAAAGTGGGGTAAGATCAAAAAGAGAGTAGGGGGAGAGAAATTTGACTAGCCGAAATTGCACTAACATGGTTTCCTTGTTTTTTCTCTATGTTAGATCACACGTTTCTAACGatccaaaaaaaacaaatgagcTGTGTATTTGCAATTTGCATCCACCAAAAATtgctttaaaaattaaatcacattaaattatattattacaaaggaaaaaaacaaactcacACCACGTTTACAATCAATGATTTAATAAGCTAATGCTCATTTGCTCAATTGACTTTTAACatgtatttgttaattaattcactttctcattcttttaaacaacaaaCTTGTTTTTAAGATTATGAAAGAAACTCAAATACGcattttatatgatttttctttttaaaattatagacTTTATAAAACGAAGAATTGaattagatgaaaaaaaaaaaatagcttataatacatttttttcactaGTAATTAATGGTAATCAGCTAGTAATTTACTGTTTTTgcagtttaaaaaatataggtaACATGGATtcaattaactaaatttttttttactatttttacaaacttccattataaaaaatacttcataataaattttctattttgaaaaagaaaaatactttttgtagcttgcatttttaaaaatagtaaaatatttacgcaaaattttggattctatccataataaaaattaatagacTTCTATCCCGAACTATCAAGTTTACTAATAAAAGCATATTAATGATTATGAATGTTTATTAGTGATggaatagaaaaattttagtatatgtcgtaaatattttattaaatttatctgaTTTGTTTCGAAAGAAAATAGTATAATTTTGGAATTGACCCTACAAAGATCGCACTAATAAATGATGCTGGTTGCCATCAATAGTTCACAAGGACGTTTTTGTCATTTCCTCACCCTTTTTCTTGGACTATATGAATGa
This genomic interval carries:
- the LOC101205241 gene encoding protein DETOXIFICATION 16, coding for MEKDTNSSLNSPLLHISEDGLTSSNGERERRVNDINHRRQQVGEEIKKQLWLAGPLILVSLLQYCLQMISVMFVGHLGELSLSGASMATSFATVTGFSLLMGMASALDTFCGQSYGAKQFHMLGIHMQRAMFVLSIVSIPLAVIWANTGEILKFLGQDAEISAEAGKYAIFMIPSLFAYGLLQCLNRFLQTQNVVFPMVMCSGIAALLHIPICWILIFEIGLEIRGAAMANAISYWINVLMLMLYVKYSSSCSKSWTGFSVQAFQNIPNFLRLAIPSACMVCLEMWSFELIVLLSGLLPNPKLETSVLSISLNTATIFWMIPFGMSGAGSTRVSNELGAGRSAAAKLAGCVVVSMATIEGLLLAIILVLIRNVWGYAYSSEPEVVEYLANMLPIVAISSFLDGLQCVLSGIARGCGWQKIGAYVNLGSYYIVGIPSAVLLAFVLHVGGKGLWFGIILALIVQVLSLATITIRTNWDQEAKIATERVYDAIIPSNVVS